In one Choloepus didactylus isolate mChoDid1 chromosome 1, mChoDid1.pri, whole genome shotgun sequence genomic region, the following are encoded:
- the NDUFB4 gene encoding NADH dehydrogenase [ubiquinone] 1 beta subcomplex subunit 4, with translation MSFPKYKPSRLATLPTTLDPAEYDISPETRQAQAERLAIRSRLKQEYLLQYNDPNRRGLVEDPALIRWTYARSANVYPNFRPTPKTSLLGAVFGIGPLFFWYYVFKTDRDRKEKLIREGKLDRSMNISY, from the exons ATGTCTTTCCCCAAATACAAGCCGTCGCGGCTTGCCACCCTGCCCACTACTCTCGATCCAGCCGAATACGACATATCTCCGGAAACCCGGCAGGCCCAAGCCGAACGGTTGGCCATAAGATCACGGCTTAAACAGGAGTATCTGCTTCAGTACAACGACCCCAACCGCCGAGGGCTCGTC GAAGACCCTGCCTTGATTCGTTGGACTTATGCGAGATCAGCAAATGTCTATCCCAATTTCAGGCCCACTCCCAAGACCTCACTTTTAGGAGCTGTGTTTGGGATTGGGCCCCTTTTCTTCTGGTATTATGTTTTCAAAACTGACAGG GATAGGAAAGAAAAACTCATCCGGGAAGGAAAATTGGATCGAAGTATGAACATCTCATATTAA